The sequence GTCAAAGAGCTGTCTCGCAACCGCGTACAAAAGCTGATCGACTGGGAATATGTGCAAATCAACGGCCAGCTCTGCACCAACAAAAAAGAAGCGGTGCAGGTGGGCGATCGCATCCAGCTCACCATCCCCGCACCCCGCCCGCTCGAACTCACCGCCGAAGACATTCCCCTCGACATCCTCTACGAAGACGAGCACCTGATCATTCTCAACAAGCCCGCTGGCTTAGTTGTGCACCCTGCCCCCGGCAACATGAGCGGCACCCTGGTCAACGCCGTGCTGGCCCACTGCGGCGATCAGCTGCTCGGCATTGGCGGTGTGCAGCGCCCCGGCATTGTGCATCGGCTCGACAAAGACACCACCGGGGCGATCGTGGTGGCCAAAACCGACCTGGCCCACAGCGACCTCCAGGCCCAAATGAAAGCCAAAACCGCCCGACGCGAATACCTTGGCGTCGTCTACGGCGCGCCCAAAGCCAACTCAGGCACCATCGACGCGCCCCTGGGTCGCCACCCGGTCGATCGCAAAAAAAATGCCGTGGTGCCGCTAGCAAAAGGCCGCACCGCCATCACCCACTGGCAGGTAGAAGAACGCCTGGGCAACTTCTCACTGCTGCGCTTTCGCCTAGAGACGGGGCGCACCCATCAAATCCGGGTCCACAGTACCCACATCGGCCACCCCCTGGTGGGCGATCTCACCTACGGTTCAGGGCGCGATGTGGGGGTAAAGTTGCCCGGTCAGGCTCTCCATGCCGAGCGGTTAGAACTACGCCATCCGGCCACGGGGGAACAGGTGGTGGCGATCGCCCCCCTGCCCGCCCATTTTCTCAAGCTGCTCACGGTCTTGAGAGGTCGATCGGGGTAAGTGCAGCCCCGGCCACATACTGCACTAGCGACGAAAATCGGTCGGGCCGGTATAGCCCGATAGCTCTGCTAGCCGCGCCAAACTCTGCGTGCCCGCATAAAATTCGCCGTTGATCTCCCAACTTGGGAAACCGGTAATCTCTGGTTTAGAGCGACATAGAGCGGTCTGGGAGTTTTGCCCGTCTTCGGCGCACTCTACCGTAGTGAGCGCCTGGATCGCTTCGGCCCCAAAGAGCTGCTTTTGGTCGTGGCAGTGGGGGCACCACCAGGCGGCGTACATGACTGCGCCAATGTCGGTCAGGTGGTTGGCCAGGGCCACTTCAGCCGGGCCAGAGGCCGTAGTAATCGGCGGCCCTACCTGCCCGGCCACATCACCGTTGGGGCTACCTCCGGCATTGATCGGGGCGTAGACGGCCAGGGTAGCGGTGATTGTCAGCACTGCGACAATAAAGCCCATAAAGGCGAGTTGCCCCAGGTCATCCCACCGATTGCCCAGCAGAATAATCACAAACATAGACAGGGCAAACAGTGCTGAACCCACGCAGTAGGGGCAGAAGGTCTGAAGCTCAAAGGCCAGCACCGTCATCAGGTAGCCGCTGAATACCACCATGGCGGTGGCCAACAAAAACATCAGCGGCCAGGTCCAGGTTTCAAGTTTTTGGCGCAGGTCTTTGCTGGTGTCGGCATTGATCAGCAGGGGGGCAACGGCCATTACCACCATGGTGCCGTAGGCCAAGAAGCCAAACAGCGTCAGGGGCAGGCCAAATACAGTACCCCAGGGGCTAGAGAGCACGCGATCGCAGCCCTCGGTCGGGCAGGTGCCACCGCCCATCAGCTTGCCAATGGTCAGATAGCCGGTACCTAGCGCACCCACCAGGGCAATGCCTGCAACCAGCCAACGCGACCAGCGATGAATCCAACGGCTGTCCTGACGACGACGTCTCATGATGCGCCTCTCTTCCACAACAATTGACCCAAACTCTACAGCAAACTTGGGCAGGGTCGGCCTGCTTGCTTAGTGTCTATAGTAGCCTCCCCCTCAGGATAGGGGGATAGGCAGCCCTCCTAGGGAGCCACCATCGTCGGCATGGTTAGGGTACCCTCCAGAGCTTGCAGCCCTTCCTGCATCGACTCCACAAACTGACCCACCCGAATCGGGTCGATGGGCTGATTGATGTCGCCCTGGCGCTTGAGCGAGCTGGCCACAATCACGCCGTCAGCAGCCTTCATTAGAGTGCCAATGTTTTCCCAATCGGCTCCGCTGCCGATGAAGACAGGGTGATCCCCAGCCGCCGCCTTGGCCAATTCCAGGTCTTCGAGGCTGGGGGGGCTACCGGTGGCCCAGCCCGAGAGAATAATGCCGTCGGCCATGCCCCGGTGAATAGTCTCCTGCACTGCCGTGGTCAGGTTAGGCGATCCCAGGGGGCGGGCGTGCTTGACAAGCACATCGGCCAAAATTTTCACCGAGCTGCCCAGCTCCTTACGGTAGCGCAGCAGGTCATGGGCACAGCCTTCGATCAGGCCCTGGTCGGTGGCCATTACCCCGGTCAACACATTGACTCGAATAAACGCGGCCCCGGTGCAGGTGGCGATCGCGAGGGCACTGCGAGCATCGTTGCGCAGCACATTGATGCCAATGGGCACCGTGATCAGGGTTTGTAGGCGCTGCACCACCATACCCATGGCGCTGACCACCGCTGGGTCAACCTGACCCTTGGTAAAGGGGGCATCAAAGAAATTCTCGACAATGATGCCGTGGACACCGCCTGAGGCCAAGGCCGTAGCCTCTTGCTCAGCGCGATCGATCACGGCCTGGAGGTCTCCCTGCCAGCGGGGAGAAGTGGGCAGGGGCAGCAGGTGCAATACCCCGATGACTGGGTTATGGGTGTTAAAGACTTCAGTTAAGTCCACGTGAATTTTGCCTGGACTCGCACAACGTTATAGAACCGTAGAGAAACCCGGCTGCGGCGGCAAACTCAGGCTTATCTACCCTATCAGCATATCAATCCCTGGGACCGGATTTAGGTCACCCCCTGCTTTTGTGATGTATTATTTATGAGTGTTAATTTGTATTGCCCCCGGTGCCATTGGCTAAAAGATTTGCTGGGCAATTCGTCAACACAGGATTGATGGATGCCTGATTGCCAAATCTAGGGGCAGGGTTGGGGGTATTAGTGCCGATGCAAACGGCAGCTAATGGCCCTGATGCAGCTAAGTCGGTGTTGCGACCCCGAGTTTTGGTAAGACTGGCGTGTTCACCCACTGAGAGACACCGAGAAACACCATGGGGCTAAAGCCAACAGTCGCGTTCAACCACCTGGGCTGCGAAAAAAATCGAGTTGATACCGAGCATATGCTGGGCTTGCTGGTGCAAGCGGGCTACCAGGTAGACGCCAACGAAGAACTGGCCGACTACGTGGTGGTCAACACCTGTAGCTTTATTGAAGAAGCAAGAGAAGAGTCGGTGCGCACCCTGGTAGAACTCGCCGCCGCTCAAAAGAAGGTGGTAATCACCGGCTGTTTGGCCCAGCACTTTCAGCATGAGCTGTTAGAAGAAATTCCTGAAGCGGTCGCTCTAGTGGGTACCGGCGACTACAACCGCATTGTCGAGGTCATCGAGCGGGCCGAGGCCGGAGAACGGGTGAAAATCGTCTCGCCAGAGCCCACCTACATTGCCGATGAAACGGTGCCACGCTACCGTACTACGGCCTCCAGCGTGGCCTACCTGCGGGTAGCAGAGGGCTGCGACTACCGCTGTGCCTTCTGTATTATTCCGCATCTGCGCGGTAATCAGCGATCGCGCTCCATTGAGTCGATCGTGGCCGAGGCCCACCAACTGGCCGCCGAAGGGGTGCAAGAACTGGTGCTGATCTCCCAGATCACCACCAACTACGGTATGGATCTCTACGGCAAGCCCCGCTTGGCCGAGCTGCTGCGGGCGCTGGGCGAGGTCGATGTGCCCTGGGTACGGATGCACTATGCCTACCCCACTGGCCTCACCCCCGAAGTGATCGCCGCCATTCGTGAAACCCCTAACGTGCTGCCCTACCTCGATCTACCCCTACAGCACTCTCACCCCGAGGTGCTGCGGGCGATGAACCGCCCCTGGCAGGGCCAGGTCAACGACGATGTCATCTACCGCATCAAAGAGTCGCTGCCTGAGGCCGTGTTGCGCACAACCTTTATTGTCGGTTTTCCTGGGGAAACCGAGGCCCACTTTGAGCATTTGCTCGAATTCGTCGATCGCCATCAGTTTGATCACGTCGGCGTATTTAGCTTCTCCGCTGAGGAGGGCACCCCGGCCTATAGTCTGCCCAACCAGGTGCCCCAGTCTGAGCGCGATCGCCGTCGCGAAGCCCTGATGCTGGCCCAGCAGCCCATCGCCTGGGAGCACAACCGCGCTCACATTGGTCAAGCCGTCGATGTGCTGATCGAGCAAGAAAATCCAGCGACGGGGATGGCGATCGGGCGATCGGCCCGCTTTGCTCCCGAGGTTGATGGCCTGGTCTATGTGACTGGCACCGCCGCTCTAAACCAAATTGTGCCGGTTACCATCACCGCCGCCGATACCTACGACCTGTTTGGTGAAATAGCCACCGTGCCTGCCCCAGAGCCTTCCCTGAGCTTGGCCCATTGAATGGGCCTCCTGGCTTGCCCAGCTAAGTTGACCCAACTGAGTTTGTTTCACAGTCTTTTGTCCACCGTCTTGAGGAACCACTATGACCTTATCGTTTGCCAGTTTGGGGTTGTCTGAAGCCCGCGTTAGCCATCTAGAGGCCATGGGCTACGAAGAACCCACCGCCATTCAGGCAGAGGCCATTCCCCATTTGCTCTCAGGGCGCGACCTGATTGGCCAGGCCCAAACCGGCACCGGCAAGACCGCTGCCTTCGCCCTACCCCTGATGGAGCAGGTCGATGCCAGCAACCCGGCGGTGCAGGTGCTGGTGCTAACCCCCACCCGTGAGCTGGCGATTCAGGTGTGTCAGGCCATACGCGGCTTTCGCATCAGCGGTCGCCCCAAGGTGCTAGCCATCTACGGCGGTCAGTCGATCGAGCGTCAGCAAGAGCAGCTCAGACGGGGCACCCAGATCGTGGTGGGCACCCCTGGGCGCGTGCTCGACATGCTTAACCGGGGTAGCCTGTCGCTGCAAAGCCTGGGCTGGCTGGTGCTCGACGAAGCCGACGAAATGCTCAATATGGGCTTTATTCAGGACGTTGAGAAAATTCTCAGCAAGGCTCCTGCCGACCGGCAAACCGCCTTTTTCTCGGCCACTATGGCCCCTGCTATCCGCGAACTGGCCACCAAGTTTTTGCAGTCTCCGGTGACAGTCACGGTGCAGTCGCCCAAGGCTTCGCCCAAGCAGATTCAGCAGGTGAGCTACATCGTGCCTCGCGGCTGGACTAAAGTACGCGCCCTCCAGCCTATTCTTGAGCTAGAAGACCCTGAAACCGCGATTATCTTTGTGCGCACTCGCCGCACCGCTGGGGACCTCACCCGCCAACTTCAGGCAGCGGGCTACAGCGTTGATGAGTACCACGGCGACCTCAGCCAGTCCCAGCGCGAGCGGCTGCTGATGCGTTTTCGTCAGCAGCAGGTGAAGCTGGTGGTGGCTACCGACATCGCGGCCCGAGGCCTGCACGTCGATGACCTCACCCACGTGATCAACTTCGACATGCCCGACGCCATGGAGAGCTATGTGCACCGCATTGGCCGCACCGGGCGGGCGGGCAAAAAAGGCGTCGCCATCTCCCTGGTCACTCCCCTAGAGAAGTACAAGCTGCGGCAGATTGAGCGCCACACCAAGCAGCCGATGACCCTGGTTAAAATTCCCACCCGGGCCGAAATTGCGGCCCGCAACCTAGAGCGGCTACGTAGCCAGGTGCGTGAAGCGATCACCAGCGAGCGGCTGGCGTCGTTTTTGCCGATTGTGTCTCAGCTAAGCGAAGAGTATGACCTGCGCACCGTGGCCGCTGCCGCTCTGCAAATGGCCTACGACAAAACCGTACCCGCCTGGCAGCGAGAGCACCACAGCAGCGAACCCGAAGAAAGCGGTACCCCCATGCCTAAAAAGCGCAAAGGGACGTCGGCTGAGCCGCGCCAGGTAAGCAAAGCGAAGGAATAATCGCCTGGGGTTTATCGGCTAAGGTTGGTCAGTTGGGGCGATCGCGACTGTTACGGTGGCGATCGCCCTAAGTTTTGTGCAGCCAGTTGCGTTTGATTGCGTATGCCAGCACACAACCGGTTCTCTAGGGCATCCTAAGATTAGGAGAAGCTTAGGTTAACTCTGGATCACAGGAGGTGACCGTCATGTTGGTAATAATGACCGATAACCAACTCATCGCGCCCCAAAAAGTCTGCTGTAACTGCCTCATGGCCGATCGCCACGGCCAACCTCGCTGGCATCAAGGGGTGTTGCGCTGTGGCCATCAGGTGGCCAGTCTAGACCAGGCCCAGCCCACCCAGTTTGAGTGCGAGATGGGTTTTCGGGTAGCCGATATTAGCTAAACGGTTAGGGACTGTGGTACGAAGCTCCAGGGTTGAAGGGTCGCCTTAACCTCAGACTGGGTGCTGGCAGTTTCTCGTGCACCCTCGTCAATTTTGGATTTACGATATGGTATGGCTATAGCCCCGTAGCCTTTAGCCTGTCGTCTGGAGACACATCATGACCTGGAGCAGTTCCCCCAACCCCACCTTTTTAGATCGCATTCTGGCGGCTCTTCCCTACATTCTGCCGATTACGGCTGGGTTGCCCTACGGTTTTCAGCTGATTAATCAGTTTCCGGTGTTTGGGTTTTTGCTACTGCCTCTAGCTCCGCTGATTACCCTCTATGGCACTCTAGAGGGCACAATTCCGTTCTTTGGCCTGATTGTGTTCTTTGCCCTGATTTTGCTGGTAGTGCGCAACGAAAACATCAGCCGATTCATTCGCTTTAACACAATGCAGGCTATTCTGCTGAGCATTATTCTGGCGGTATGTGGTCTCATTTTGGGTCTGCTCGACCCCAGTATCTTTGGAGAGCTACTCTTTAGCACCCTGGCCAATGTGCTGTTTTTAGGCATGCTGATTTCGGTAGGGTTCTCTCTGGTACAGACCTTTAGGGGCCTCTACGCTGAAATTCCAACCTTGTCTGAAGCTGTGCACATGCAGGTGCGGTAGCCGTTGTAATTGCCCCCACAACTCATGCTGGTGATCGCTTGGCAGGGGGGCGTTAGAGTCGCAACGCCACT is a genomic window of Nodosilinea sp. E11 containing:
- a CDS encoding RluA family pseudouridine synthase, coding for MIDYRNPTALNLYAIADQTFELTVEHPDPERLDRWLTANVKELSRNRVQKLIDWEYVQINGQLCTNKKEAVQVGDRIQLTIPAPRPLELTAEDIPLDILYEDEHLIILNKPAGLVVHPAPGNMSGTLVNAVLAHCGDQLLGIGGVQRPGIVHRLDKDTTGAIVVAKTDLAHSDLQAQMKAKTARREYLGVVYGAPKANSGTIDAPLGRHPVDRKKNAVVPLAKGRTAITHWQVEERLGNFSLLRFRLETGRTHQIRVHSTHIGHPLVGDLTYGSGRDVGVKLPGQALHAERLELRHPATGEQVVAIAPLPAHFLKLLTVLRGRSG
- a CDS encoding vitamin K epoxide reductase family protein; the encoded protein is MRRRRQDSRWIHRWSRWLVAGIALVGALGTGYLTIGKLMGGGTCPTEGCDRVLSSPWGTVFGLPLTLFGFLAYGTMVVMAVAPLLINADTSKDLRQKLETWTWPLMFLLATAMVVFSGYLMTVLAFELQTFCPYCVGSALFALSMFVIILLGNRWDDLGQLAFMGFIVAVLTITATLAVYAPINAGGSPNGDVAGQVGPPITTASGPAEVALANHLTDIGAVMYAAWWCPHCHDQKQLFGAEAIQALTTVECAEDGQNSQTALCRSKPEITGFPSWEINGEFYAGTQSLARLAELSGYTGPTDFRR
- the btpA gene encoding photosystem I biogenesis protein BtpA encodes the protein MDLTEVFNTHNPVIGVLHLLPLPTSPRWQGDLQAVIDRAEQEATALASGGVHGIIVENFFDAPFTKGQVDPAVVSAMGMVVQRLQTLITVPIGINVLRNDARSALAIATCTGAAFIRVNVLTGVMATDQGLIEGCAHDLLRYRKELGSSVKILADVLVKHARPLGSPNLTTAVQETIHRGMADGIILSGWATGSPPSLEDLELAKAAAGDHPVFIGSGADWENIGTLMKAADGVIVASSLKRQGDINQPIDPIRVGQFVESMQEGLQALEGTLTMPTMVAP
- the rimO gene encoding 30S ribosomal protein S12 methylthiotransferase RimO, which gives rise to MGLKPTVAFNHLGCEKNRVDTEHMLGLLVQAGYQVDANEELADYVVVNTCSFIEEAREESVRTLVELAAAQKKVVITGCLAQHFQHELLEEIPEAVALVGTGDYNRIVEVIERAEAGERVKIVSPEPTYIADETVPRYRTTASSVAYLRVAEGCDYRCAFCIIPHLRGNQRSRSIESIVAEAHQLAAEGVQELVLISQITTNYGMDLYGKPRLAELLRALGEVDVPWVRMHYAYPTGLTPEVIAAIRETPNVLPYLDLPLQHSHPEVLRAMNRPWQGQVNDDVIYRIKESLPEAVLRTTFIVGFPGETEAHFEHLLEFVDRHQFDHVGVFSFSAEEGTPAYSLPNQVPQSERDRRREALMLAQQPIAWEHNRAHIGQAVDVLIEQENPATGMAIGRSARFAPEVDGLVYVTGTAALNQIVPVTITAADTYDLFGEIATVPAPEPSLSLAH
- a CDS encoding DEAD/DEAH box helicase translates to MTLSFASLGLSEARVSHLEAMGYEEPTAIQAEAIPHLLSGRDLIGQAQTGTGKTAAFALPLMEQVDASNPAVQVLVLTPTRELAIQVCQAIRGFRISGRPKVLAIYGGQSIERQQEQLRRGTQIVVGTPGRVLDMLNRGSLSLQSLGWLVLDEADEMLNMGFIQDVEKILSKAPADRQTAFFSATMAPAIRELATKFLQSPVTVTVQSPKASPKQIQQVSYIVPRGWTKVRALQPILELEDPETAIIFVRTRRTAGDLTRQLQAAGYSVDEYHGDLSQSQRERLLMRFRQQQVKLVVATDIAARGLHVDDLTHVINFDMPDAMESYVHRIGRTGRAGKKGVAISLVTPLEKYKLRQIERHTKQPMTLVKIPTRAEIAARNLERLRSQVREAITSERLASFLPIVSQLSEEYDLRTVAAAALQMAYDKTVPAWQREHHSSEPEESGTPMPKKRKGTSAEPRQVSKAKE
- a CDS encoding Tic20 family protein, encoding MTWSSSPNPTFLDRILAALPYILPITAGLPYGFQLINQFPVFGFLLLPLAPLITLYGTLEGTIPFFGLIVFFALILLVVRNENISRFIRFNTMQAILLSIILAVCGLILGLLDPSIFGELLFSTLANVLFLGMLISVGFSLVQTFRGLYAEIPTLSEAVHMQVR